A portion of the Anabas testudineus chromosome 22, fAnaTes1.2, whole genome shotgun sequence genome contains these proteins:
- the hectd1 gene encoding E3 ubiquitin-protein ligase HECTD1 isoform X4 has protein sequence MADVDPDTLLEWLQMGQGDERDMQLIALEQLCMLLLMSDNVDRCFETCPPRTFLPALCKIFLDESAPDNVLEVTARAITYYLDVSAECTRRIVGVDGAIKALCNRLVVVELNNRTSRDLAEQCVKVLELICTRESGAVFEAGGLNCVLSFIRDSGHLVHKDTLHSAMAVVSRLCSKMEPQDSSLETCVESLSSLLKHDDHQVSDGALRCFASLADRFTRRGVDPAPLAKHGLTEELLSRMAAAGGMVSGPASSCKPGRTSTGAAPSSADSKLSNQVSTIVSLLSTLCRGSPLVTHDLLRSALPDSMESALGGDERCVLDTMRLVDLLLVLLFEGRKALPKSTAGSTSRIPGLRRLDSSGERSHRQLIDCIRSKDTDALIDAIDTGAFEVNFMDDVGQTLLNWASAFGTQEMVEFLCERGADVNRGQRSSSLHYAACFGRPQVAKTLLRHGANPDLRDEDGKTPLDKARERGHSEVVAILQSPGDWMCPVNKGDDKKKKDVNKEEEEGSEPKGDPEMAPIYLKRLLPVFAQTFQHTMLPSIRKASLALIRKMVHYSSDVLLKEVCDSETGHNLPTVLVEITATVLDQEDDDDGHLLALQIIRDLVDKGGDVFLDQLARLGVINKVSTLAGPASDDENEDEAKPEKEEEVQEDAREIQQGKPYHWRDWSIIRGRDCLYIWSDAAALELSNGSNGWFRFILDGKLATMYSSGSPEGGSDSSESRSEFLEKLQRARSQVKPVTASQPILSSVGPTKLTVGNWSLTCLKEGEIAIHNSDGQQATILKEDLPGFVFESNRGTKHSFTAETSLGSEFVTGWTGKRGRKLKSKLEKTKQKVKSMARELYDDHFKAVESMPRGVVVTLRNISTQLESAWELHTNRQCIEGENTWRDLMKTALENLIVVLKDENTISPYEMCSSGLVQALFTVLNNSVELDLKHDCKPLMERINVFKAAFSENEDDESRPAVALIRKLIAVLESIERLPLHLYDTPGSSYNLQILTRRLRFRLERAPGETALIDRTGRMLKMEPLATVESLEQYLLKMVAKQWYDFERSSFVFVRKLREGQTFTFRHQHDFDENGIIYWVGTNAKTAYEWVNPAAYGLVVVTSSEGRNLPYGRLEDILSRDSSALNCHTNDDKNAWFAVDLGLWVIPSAYTLRHARGYGRSALRNWVFQVSKDGQNWTTLYTHVDDCSLNEPGSTATWPLDPSKDEKQGWRHIRIKQMGKNASGQTHYLSLSGLELYGTVSAVCEDQLGKAVKEAEANLRRQRRLFRSQVMKYIVPGARVVRGIDWKWRDQDGNPSGEGTVTGEAHNGWIDVTWDAGGSNSYRMGAEGKFDLKLAPGYDPESAATAPSPKPVSSTVSGPASSTVGPSTTPVASSGTTTTTTSSSSSTSSSSQQQSWSSLVKNNCPDKGGATSLGRASSSSRKGSSSSVCSVASSSDISLSSSVGLPGAAGLRLDRRAEGLLLDHGSGVGVVMGGGIGSDGQQQEPIVVLSSSVEGGSASSSGMLTADTPAPGDEARNKDSSTATTDPATAISMGLVSVSSPDVSSVSESSSKDTPSQRPLCSAANARLSVSSLLAAGAPMSSSASVPNLSSREASLMESFVRRAPNMSRTNATNNMNLSRSSSDNNTNTLGRNVMSTANFLDSCRANTLLAELDDEEDLPEPDDDDDENEDDNQEDQEYEEVLEEEEYETKGGRRRTWDDDFVLKRQFSALVPAFDPRPGRTNVQQTTDLEIPPPGTPRSEVQEEVECAPSPHLSLTLKVAGLGTTREVELPLSNYKSTIFFYVQRLLQLSCNGAVKTDKLRRIWEPTYTIMYRELKDADKEKESGKMDFCEHGIGSRSGGLSPSSISANQSSEILGAAREVAQAKAGCSQNACGVEDVLQLLRILYIIGGDSASNARTLQEDVDELQFNASPEEFTSKKITTKILQQIEEPLALASGALPDWCEQLTSKCPFLIPFETRQLYFTCTAFGASRAIVWLQNRREATMERSRPSTTVRRDDPGEFRVGRLKHERVKVPRGDAMMEWAESVMQIHADRKSVLEVEFQGEEGTGLGPTLEFYALVAAEFQRTSLGIWLCDDDFPDDESRQVDLGGGLKPPGFYVQRSCGLFPAPFPQDSEELERITKLFHFLGVFLAKCIQDNRLVDLPISQPFFKLLCMGDIKSNMSKLLYQSRSSPQGHDPERPHLQPFLLLSEVQSEASTEESQETYSVGSFDEDSKSEFIMDPPKPKPPAWYHGILTWDDFQLVNPHRASFLKEVKELAVKRRQILTSKSLSEDEKNTRLQDLMLRNPLGSGPPLSIEDLGLNFQFCPSSKVHGFSAVDLKPNGDDEMVTMENAEEYVELMFDFCMHTGIQKQMEAFREGFNRVFLMEKLSSFSHKEVQMILCGNQSPSWTADDIINYTEPKLGYTRDSPGFLRFVRVLCGMSSDERKAFLQFTTGCSTLPPGGLANLHPRLTIVRKVDATDSSYPSVNTCVHYLKLPEYSSEDIMRERLLAATMEKGFHLN, from the exons ATGGCGGACGTGGACCCAGACACCCTGCTGGAGTGGCTCCAGATGGGTCAGGGCGATGAGCGGGACATGCAGCTCATCGCTCTGGAGCAGCTCTGCATGCTGCTGCTCATGTCGGACAACGTCGACCGCTGCTTTGAGAC gtgtcCTCCTCGGACGTTCCTCCCAGCGCTTTGTAAGATCTTCCTGGATGAGAGCGCCCCAGATAACGTGTTGGAGGTTACGGCCCGAGCCATCACCTACTACCTGGACGTTTCAGCAGAGTGCACCCGGAGGATCGTCGGAGTGGACGGAGCCATCAAGGCGCTGTGCAACCggctggtggtggtggagttAAACAATAGGACAAGCAGAGACCTGGCTGAACAGTGTGTCAAG gtgcTGGAGTTGATCTGTACCAGGGAGTCTGGTGCTGTGTTTGAGGCTGGTGGTCTGAACTGTGTGCTGAGTTTCATCAGAGACAGCGGCCACCTCGTCCACAAAGACACTCTGCACTCGGCCATGGCTGTGGTGTCCCGACTCTGCAGTAAAATGGAGCCTCAGGACTCATCTCTGGAGACCTGTGTTGAGTCTCTGTCCAGCCTCCTCAAACATGATGACCATCAG GTGTCAGATGGTGCTCTCCGCTGCTTCGCTTCATTGGCTGATAGGTTCACTCGCCGTGGCGTGGACCCCGCACCTTTAGCCAAACATGGCCTGACGGAGGAGCTGTTGTCTCGCATGGCGGCTGCCGGTGGCATGGTGTCAGGCCCCGCCTCTTCATGTAAGCCAGGTCGGACCTCAACGGGTGCCGCTCCCTCTAGCGCTGACTCCAAACTGAGCAACCAGGTGTCCACCATCGTCAGCTTGTTGTCCACTCTGTGCAGGGGGTCGCCACTTGTCACACAT GATCTGTTGCGTTCTGCGCTGCCTGACTCAATGGAGTCTGCTCTGGGAGGAGACGAACGCTGCGTGCTGGACACCATGCGACTGGTGGACCTCCTGCTGGTTCTTCTGTTTGAGGGGCGGAAGGCGCTGCCCAAGTCCACGGCAGGTTCAACCAGTCGGATCCCTGGCCTGCGACGCCTGGACAGTTCAGGGGAGAGATCACACCGACAGCTCATTGACTGTATCCGCAGCAAAGACACAGACGCTCTGATCGATGCTATTGACACCGGAG CTTTTGAGGTGAACTTCATGGATGACGTTGGACAGACGCTGCTCAACTGGGCTTCAGCTTTCGGCACACAGGAAATg GTGGAGTTTCTTTGTGAAAGGGGGGCAGACGTcaacagaggtcagaggtcatcatCACTACACTACGCTGCTTGTTTTGGACGCCCACAAGTAGCCAAG aCTCTGCTGCGTCACGGAGCCAACCCTGACCTGAGAGACGAGGATGGAAAGACTCCTCTGGACAAGGCCAGGGAAAGAGGGCACAGTGAAGTGGTGGCTATACTGCAGTCCCCTG GAGACTGGATGTGTCCTGTTAATAAGGGCgatgacaagaagaagaaggatgtgaacaaggaggaggaggagggcagcgAACCCAAAGGAGACCCAGAAATGGCTCCGATCTACCTGAAGAGACTGCTGCCTGTTTTTGCACAAACCTTTCAGCATACCATGCTGCCTTCTATTAG gaaaGCTAGTCTGGCTCTGATCAGGAAGATGGTTCACTACAGCAGTGATGTGCTGCTGAAGGAGGTGTGTGACAGTGAGACTGGTCACAATCTCCCCACTGTGCTGGTAGAGATTACTGCTACTGTCCTCGACCAGGAG GATGACGACGACGGTCACCTCCTGGCTCTGCAGATCATCAGGGATCTGGTGGATAAAGGTGGAGACGTCTTCCTCGACCAGCTGGCTCGACTGGGAGTCATCAACAAGGTGTCCACTCTGGCTGGACCGGCATCTGATGATGAGAACGAGGACGAAGCCAAACCTGAGAAG gaggaggaggtgcaggagGATGCAAGGGAAATTCAGCAGGGGAAGCCCTACCACTGGAGGGATTGGTCCATCATTAGAGGAAGGGACTGTCTCTACATCTGGTCGGACGCCGCCGCCCTTGAGCTCTCCAATGGCTCCAACGGCTGGTTCAGGTTCATCCTGGATGGGAAGCTGGCCACCATGTACTCGAGTGGGAGCCCAGAAGGGGGCTCAGACAGCTCTG AGTCTCGTAGTGAATTCCTGGAGAAACTTCAGCGGGCAAGGAGTCAGGTGAAACCAGTAACAGCCAGTCAGCCCATCCTGTCCAGTGTGGGGCCGACTAAGCTAACTGTGGGAAACTGGTCTCTGACCTGCTTGAAGGAGGGGGAGATTGCCATCCACAACTCAGATGGACAGCAGGCCACCATCCTAAAGGAGGACCTGCCGGGCTTTGTGTTTGAGTCCAACAGAGGAACCAAGCACTCCTTCACTGCTGAAACGTCCCTGG GTTCAGAGTTTGTGACGGGCTGGACCGGGAAGCGAGGCAGGAAGCTGAAATCGAAGCTGGAGAAGACGAAGCAGAAGGTGAAGAGCATGGCGAGGGAGCTGTATGATGACCACTTCAAAGCTGTAGAGAGCATGCCAAGAGGAGTGGTGGTCACCCTGAGGAACATCTCCACACAGCTGGAGTCTGCCTGGgagctgcacacaaacagacag TGTATTGAAGGAGAGAACACATGGAGAGACCTGATGAAAACAGCACTGGAGAACCTGATCGTAGTTTTGAAGGATGAAAATACAATTTCTCCGTATGAGATGTGTAGCAGTGGCCTGGTCCAGGCACTGTTCACTGTGCTGAACAAT agtgtggAGCTGGACCTGAAACATGATTGTAAACCTTTAATGGAGAGGATCAATGTCTTTAAGGCGGCTTTCAGCGAGAATGAAGATGATGAAAG CCGACCAGCTGTTGCCTTAATCCGTAAACTGATAGCTGTCCTGGAATCAATAGAACGTCTACCTCTGCACCTGTACGACACTCCAGGATCCTCATACAACCTGCAG ATCTTGACGAGGAGGTTGCGTTTCCGTCTGGAGCGAGCGCCTGGTGAGACGGCTCTGATCGACCGGACGGGTCGAATGTTGAAGATGGAACCACTTGCTACTGTGGAGTCTCTGGAGCAGTACCTACTGAAGATG GTGGCGAAGCAGTGGTACGATTTTGAGCGTTCGTCCTTTGTCTTTGTGAGGAAGCTGAGGGAGGGACAGACCTTCACCTTCAGACATCAACATGACTTTGATGAGAATGGCATCATCTACTGGGTCGGAACCAATGCCAA GACGGCCTACGAGTGGGTAAATCCCGCCGCCTATGGCCTGGTGGTGGTGACATCGTCAGAGGGGCGTAACCTTCCTTACGGGCGTTTGGAGGACATCCTGAGTCGGGATAGCTCTGCACTTAACTGCCACACCAATGACGACAAGAACGCCTGGTTTGCTGTCGACCTCGGACTCTGGGTCATTCCCTCAGCGTACACCCTGAGACATGCCAG GGGTTATGGCCGCTCCGCACTGAGGAACTGGGTGTTTCAGGTGTCAAAGGACGGTCAGAACTGGACGACTCTCTACACTCATGTAGACGACTGTAGCCTCAATGAACCAGG GTCAACAGCCACGTGGCCTCTGGACCCCTCCAAAGATGAGAAGCAGGGCTGGAGACACATCAGGATCAAACAGATGGGGAAGAACGCAAGTGGTCAGACTCACTACCTGTCCCTGTCTGGGCTTGAACTGTATGGCACAGTCTCTGCTGTCTGTGAGGACCAGCTCG GTAAAGCTGTGAAGGAGGCAGAAGCAAACCTTCGTCGCCAGCGCCGCCTGTTTCGTTCCCAGGTGATGAAGTACATTGTACCAGGGGCGCGTGTCGTCCGTGGCATCGACTGGAAGTGGAGAGACCAGGACGGAAACCCATCTGGGGAGGGCACCGTCACTGGAGAGGCCCACAACG GCTGGATTGATGTAACCTGGGATGCTGGCGGCTCTAACTCTTACCGTATGGGCGCTGAAGGGAAGTTTGACCTCAAGCTTGCTCCAGGGTACGACCCTGAGTCGGCTGCAACAGCGCCGTCACCCAAACCTGTCTCATCCACTGTTTCAGGCCCCGCCTCCTCCACAGTGGGACCCTCTACGACGCCAGTGGCCAGCAGcggcaccaccaccaccaccacctcatcGTCCTCCTCCACCTCGTCGTCATCGCAGCAGCAGTCGTGGAGCAGCCTGGTGAAAAATAACTGTCCCGACAAGGGCGGGGCCACGTCGCTCGGCAGGGCCAGCTCCTCCAGCAGGaagggcagcagcagctctgtctgcaGCGTCGCCTCCTCCTCAGACATCAGCCTGAGCTCCTCCGTTGGACTGCCAGGTGCTGCGGGTCTGCGGCTGGACAGGAGGGCTGAGGGACTGCTGCTTGACCACGGCTCCGGGGTGGGAGTAGTAATGGGAGGCGGGATTGGCTCTGATGGACAGCAGCAGGAGCCAATTGTCGTGTTGTCCTCCTCAGTGGAAGGTGGCTCAGCGTCCAGCTCTGGCATGCTCACTGCAGACACACCTGCCCCTGGAGACGAAGCCAGAAACAAGGACTCATCCACAGCAACTACTGACCCAGCGACAGCCATCTCTATGGGACTGGTGAGCGTGAGCTCTCCGGACGTCAGCTCGGTGTCGGAGTCATCCAGCAAGGACACGCCTTCCCAGAGGcctctgtgctctgcagctAACGCCCGGCTGTCAGTAAGCTCTCTCCTGGCCGCCGGTGCTCCCATGAGCTCCAGCGCCAGTGTGCCCAACCTGTCGTCTCGAGAGGCCAGCCTCATGGAGTCTTTCGTCCGCCGTGCGCCCAACATGTCACGCACCAACGCCACCAACAACATGAACCTGAGCCgcagcagcagtgacaacaacaccaacacacTGGGCAGGAACGTCATGAGTACTGCAA ACTTCCTGGACAGCTGTCGCGCCAACACGTTATTGGCTGAGCTGGATGATGAGGAGGACCTCCCAGAGCCagacgacgatgatgatgagaaCGAAGACGACAATCAGGAAGACCAGGAGTATGAGGAGGTCCTG gaggaagaggagtacGAGACAAAAGGAGGTCGCAGGAGAACGTGGGATGATGACTTTGTCCTGAAAAGACAGTTCTCAGCTCTGGTTCCTGCCTTTGACCCCCGACCAGGAAGAACAAACGTCCAGCAAACCACAGACCTGGAGATTCCCCCGCCAG GAACTCCTCGTTCTGAGGTTCAAGAGGAGGTGGAGTGTGCTCCttctcctcacctctctctaACACTGAAG GTGGCGGGGCTGGGTACGACCCGGGAGGTGGAGCTTCCTCTGTCCAACTACAAGTCAACAATCTTCTTCTACGTCCAGCGGCTGCTGCAGCTTTCCTGCAATGGAGCTGTGAAGACAGACAAGCTGCGACGCATCTGGGAGCCGACTTACAC GATAATGTACAGAGAGCTGAAGGACGctgataaagagaaagagagcggAAAGATG GACTTCTGCGAACATGGTATCGGGAGTCGTTCAGGCGGTCTGAGTCCGAGCTCcatttcagccaatcagagcagtGAGATTCTGGGCGCAGCGAGGGAGGTGGCGCAGGCAAAGGCAGGCTGCAGCCAGAATGCCTGTGGGGTGGAGGACGTCCTGCAGCTGCTTCGAATCCTCTACATCATCGGAGGAGACTCTGCCTCCAACGCACGCACGCTGCAGGAGG ATGTGGACGAGCTGCAGTTTAATGCATCTCCAGAGGAGTTCACCAGTAAGAAAATCACCACCAAGATCCTGCAACAGATCGAG GAGCCTCTGGCTCTGGCCAGCGGAGCGCTGCCTGACTGGTGTGAACAGCTCACATCCAAGTGTCCTTTCCTCATTCCCTTTGAAACGAGACAGCTCTACTTCACTTGCACCGCTTTTGGAGCATCAAG GGCGATTGTGTGGCTGCAGAACCGGCGGGAGGCGACCATGGAGCGGTCTCGACCGTCCACCACAGTACGAAGGGACGATCCCGGAGAGTTCAGGGTGGGACGCCTCAAACACGAGCGAGTCAAAGTCCCCCGAGGAGACGCCATGATGGAGTGGGCTGAGTCTGTCATGCAGATCCATGCCGACAGGAAGTCTGTGCTGGAG GTGGAGTTTCAGGGTGAGGAGGGAACCGGTCTCGGTCCAACTCTGGAGTTTTACGCTCTGGTGGCGGCAGAGTTTCAGAGAACATCACTGGGGATCTGGTTGTGTGATGATGACTTCCCTGATGACGAGTCGCGACAG GTGGACCTGGGTGGCGGTCTGAAGCCTCCTGGTTTTTACGTGCAGCGCTCCTGTGGTCTGTTCCCGGCTCCGTTCCCTCAAGACAGTGAGGAGCTGGAGCGAATCACCAAGCTCTTCCACTTCCTGGGTGTCTTCCTGGCCAAGTGCATCCAGGACAACAGGCTGGTGGACCTGCCCATCTCGCAGCCCTTCTTCAAGCTGCTCTGCATGGGAGACATCAAGTCCAACATGAGCAAGCTGCTGTACCAGTCTCGCAGCTCGCCCCAGGGCCATGACCCAGAGCGACCCCACCTGCAgcccttcctgctgctgtccGAGGTGCAATCGGAGGCGTCCACCGAAGAGAGCCAGGAGACCTACTCTGTAGGCAGCTTTGACGAAGATTCCAAGTCTGAGTTCATCATGGACCCACCAAAACCCAAACCGCCTGCCTGGTACCACGGCATCTTGACATGGGACGACTTCCAGCTCGTCAATCCACACAG GGCGAGTTTCTTGAAGGAGGTGAAGGAGCTGGCGGTGAAGAGGAGGCAGATTCTGACCAGTAAGAGTTTATCTGAGGACGAGAAGAACACCAGACTGCAGGACCTGATGCTGAGGAACCCCCTGGGCTCCGGACCACCGCTCAGCATTGAGGATCTCGG GTTAAACTTTCAGTTCTGTCCGTCGTCGAAGGTTCACGGTTTCTCAGCTGTGGATCTGAAACCGAACGGAGACGATgag atggTGACCATGGAGAATGCAGAGGAGTACGTGGAGTTGATGTTTGACTTCTGTATGCACACGGGCATCCAGAAACAGATGGAGGCCTTcagag AGGGTTTTAATCGAGTGTTTCTGATGGAGAAGTTGAGCTCCTTCAGCCATAAGGAGGTTCAGATGATCCTCTGTGGGAACCAGTCGCCTTCCTGGACTGCTGATGACATCATTAACTACACTGAACCAAAGCTGGGTTACACCAGAGACAG tcCTGGCTTCCTGCGCTTCGTCAGAGTTTTATGTGGGATGTCGTCTGACGAGAGGAAAGCCTTCCTGCAGTTTACCACCGGGTGCTCCACGCTGCCCCCCGGTGGTCTCGCCAACCTGCACCCCCGCCTCACCATCGTCAGGAAG GTTGACGCCACAGACTCAAGTTACCCATCAGTCAACACGTGCGTTCACTACCTGAAGCTTCCTGAATATTCGTCTGAGGACATCATGAGAGAGCGTCTGCTCGCTGCCACCATGGAGAAAGGCTTCCACCTCAACTGA